Proteins from a single region of Heterodontus francisci isolate sHetFra1 chromosome 27, sHetFra1.hap1, whole genome shotgun sequence:
- the LOC137385011 gene encoding lectin-like isoform X2: MMLVMVLVLSELLISDVTADVVQNGTLAKGQLEAETDQGQELEKRGARRCANGWVYYRDLSMCYNFLFLRKSWINAELYCQALVPGGHLASIHWGKQNKFIEKVTKLKGRSAPLTWIGLSHIHKVWTFLWSDGSSLDFTNWYMNQPNNRNKLEKCVQINYDSREK; the protein is encoded by the exons ATGATGCTGGTGATGGTTTTGGTGCTGAGTGAATTGCTCATCAGTGACGTGACAG CTGATGTTGTTCAGAATGGAACATTGGCGAAGGGGCAACTGGAGGCAGAGACTGATCAGGGTCAGGAGCTTGAAAAACGAGGGGCACGACGCTGTGCCAATGGCTGGGTTTATTATCGTGATTTGTCCATGTGTTACAATTTTTTGTTTTTGAGAAAGTCTTGGATAAATGCTGAG CTGTACTGTCAAGCACTGGTTCCAGGCGGCCATCTTGCCTCCATACACTGGGGAAAACAGAACAAGTTCATTGAAAAGGTGACAAAGTTAAAAGGCAGATCAGCTCCTTTGACTTGGATCGGTTTGAGTCACATCCACAAG GTGTGGACATTTCTTTGGAGTGATGGATCTTCATTAGATTTCACAAACTGGTATATGAATCAGCCCAATAATCGTAACAAGTTGGAGAAATGTGTGCAAATAAATTACG
- the LOC137385011 gene encoding lectin-like isoform X3 translates to MMLVMVLVLSELLISDVTADVVQNGTLAKGQLEAETDQGQELEKRGARRCANGWVYYRDLSMCYNFLFLRKSWINAELYCQALVPGGHLASIHWGKQNKFIEKVTKLKGRSAPLTWIGLSHIHKVWTFLWSDGSSLDFTNWYMNQPNNRNKLEKCVQINYA, encoded by the exons ATGATGCTGGTGATGGTTTTGGTGCTGAGTGAATTGCTCATCAGTGACGTGACAG CTGATGTTGTTCAGAATGGAACATTGGCGAAGGGGCAACTGGAGGCAGAGACTGATCAGGGTCAGGAGCTTGAAAAACGAGGGGCACGACGCTGTGCCAATGGCTGGGTTTATTATCGTGATTTGTCCATGTGTTACAATTTTTTGTTTTTGAGAAAGTCTTGGATAAATGCTGAG CTGTACTGTCAAGCACTGGTTCCAGGCGGCCATCTTGCCTCCATACACTGGGGAAAACAGAACAAGTTCATTGAAAAGGTGACAAAGTTAAAAGGCAGATCAGCTCCTTTGACTTGGATCGGTTTGAGTCACATCCACAAG GTGTGGACATTTCTTTGGAGTGATGGATCTTCATTAGATTTCACAAACTGGTATATGAATCAGCCCAATAATCGTAACAAGTTGGAGAAATGTGTGCAAATAAATTACG